GCAATAGCGGTGGTCATCCGAGCCGGTTGCTGCTGCCCGTGGTCCCGGTGGCCGAAGAGCCGCTTGTCCTCGATGGCACCGCCGTTGAGCGTCTGCGGCTCTGGCGGGCCAGGCCGGGAGAGATTCTCACCTTCGTCGATCCGTGTCAGACCGCCTGGCGGGGCCGGCTTGAGCGGGACGGGTCGTGCTGGCGGGTCGTCCCGTTTCAGTCTCTGAAACGGAATCCGGCCGGACCGTTGCGGATTGACCTTTTTCAGGCCCTTCCGCAGCGCGAACGTTTCGAGCTGGTGCTGGAAAAGGCGACTGAATTGGGTGTGGGCCGCCTCATCCCCTACCAGTCCGAGCGGTCGATTTCCCTGGCTGAACGGGACGCCAGGCAGAAGAAGTCGCATCGCTGGCCGGAGCTGGTGCTGCGCGCCGCGCGGCAATGCCGCCGCTCCGAACTGCCGGAACTCTACACCTGCTGCGGCTGGAATGAGGCGCTCGATATGGGAAGTCGTGCCGACCTGCGGCTGATGCTCTACGAGGGCGGCTGTTCCCAACAGATGGGAGAGGCGCTGGCGGTGTCCCGTGCGGAATCCCTCGCGCTGCTGATCGGTCCGGAGGGTGGATTCAGCGATGTCGAGGTCGCCGCGGCCGTCCGTCGCGGATTCCAGCCCGTCAGCCTCGGCCCCCGTCTGCTGCGGACCGAAACCGCGGCCATTGCCGCCATCGCCGTGGCCCAGGCTTGTCTTGGAGATTTCAGATGAAGGATGTCAATGCCCGCCTGGAGAATATCCTGGTGGTCCTGGTCGAGCCCCAGGGAGGACTGAATATCGGTTCGGTCTGCCGGGTGATGGCCAATTTCGGTCTCAGTCGTCTGCGGCTGGTCAATCCGCAGGTCGATCATCTCGGTGACGATGCCCGGCGGATGGCGGTCAAGGCCGCTCCGC
The genomic region above belongs to Geothermobacter hydrogeniphilus and contains:
- a CDS encoding RsmE family RNA methyltransferase, whose translation is MPPRCCNSGGHPSRLLLPVVPVAEEPLVLDGTAVERLRLWRARPGEILTFVDPCQTAWRGRLERDGSCWRVVPFQSLKRNPAGPLRIDLFQALPQRERFELVLEKATELGVGRLIPYQSERSISLAERDARQKKSHRWPELVLRAARQCRRSELPELYTCCGWNEALDMGSRADLRLMLYEGGCSQQMGEALAVSRAESLALLIGPEGGFSDVEVAAAVRRGFQPVSLGPRLLRTETAAIAAIAVAQACLGDFR